ATGTGAGGGGGTTGGTAGTGGCAAACGAAAACGTCATGTACCGACAGAACTCACTGTAAGTGAACAAAGGGTTTACAATTGTTTGTCAATGTAGGTGtcattgctttttattatttattattatcaagtctaccagttgggcaccAAAAAGTTTgaacagaaggcagagcctgtacaagtACTTCACCGCTTGCTAGTGTTGGCTTCCCTTTACCAGCCTGCTGAACTACATGATTTCATAGCTATTAATTTTGATCATGCAACCTCAAGTCACTATTACTAACCACAAGGTGATGATGAATAGACCTCTCACCTGAAACCATACAAGAAAAACTATCAAACTTATTAATAATTAGTCTTGAGTATTAGCTAATTATTGTCAAGttataaattttcaaaaatagcTACATTGACGATGTGTCAGCTATTTCCAAGGCCAATTAAATGGGAAACAATAACTATTTATCACATGTGTAGAAGTACTATTTATTAACTATACTGTATTGTTCCAATTTTCTAGAATTTGGTCCATGTTGTATACAACAACTTTCCAAATGAAAAACGGTTGAAGTTGGAGGAACCGTATGTTTATCTAGTAGTAAAATATTGTACCAATGACATTTAAATTGCAGAATTAATAGTGAGCACAATAACCGTGTAGTTGGGTGGGTGATGGAGCAGGTAAATGCATCTAAAACAAGTGAAGAAATTCCACACTCACTAAGTGATGTCAAAAGTAAGTAAATAGATTAGTGAAATAGGACTTTTACACAACTTCTATGGATCACTGATTCATTAATGTTAATGACTAGAAATCAGCAGTGAGCAACAATGGGTACAAAGGTTTGGGAACTTTAAATTTTAGAACTTTATGGTATGGTATTTGAATTTCATAGAATTGGGTGTGTACCCTTTTCACAAACCTGGTCACATTATAGCAGAGTGTGCACAACCACATAGATCAATGCACATGAAAACACTAGTAAAATATATACATTTAGTTACAGGTATAGATTAGATGTTGTTATCTATAATAGGTTCTTTGCAAACATACCGCAGAACATTAAACCGAAAGCATACAGATGAAGAAAAGGAGAAACGCTTAACAAGATCAAGAAAGCAAAGGGTAAGGATTTTATGCAAATGTTTGTATTTCTATATATCCTGTACATATATTAGAAATATGAAAGGAGGGGAAGGTACGTTACAGAAGAGGAAATGGATAAGTGGCAAGACATCACGCCTATGATGATGTCAGATGAGGAGGAAATGGATGGGAAATTCAAAGTGCATCGACCAGAATGGAGGTCTAGGGAACTAAATGATTTATTTAAGACCCTGGATATGAGGGCCAATACCTCTGAAAGAGCATCTGGCCATCCAAGAAAAGAAAGGGTGGATGGAACTCCTATAAAGTGCCCCCCACCTTTATGCATTGGTGATGGCTGCTGGATGGTGGCAGATGAAGCACCAAATAGTGATTTAGATTAGTTACTGTTATAGTTATGACATATTAGTGTAATATTACAATTTTTTGGCAAATTAGTTATTTATACATATAATAATGACTTAAATTAGTTACCGCTATATAGTTATGAATACATATGTGGTATCTTTAATGTAATGTTACAATGTTTTGGTAGTATTATTTTTAAACCATTAGGAAGTGCATAAGCACcattacattattattacacaactGGCTTGAGATGTTCGGTATAACAAAATATATCTAGATGCatgttaataaataaatatattgtGATCTGACtatagtacagtagtatcaGTGTGAAGTGCTGTACAAGTGTGATCATATTACATTTTCAAATTGTTGGTAACCTGCATCATATAATTACTTCAACATAATGAATTACCTCATAACATGTATTGTCTTTACATGGTTTTGGAACTATGCCTATATTGTATTTCCTTTGCAATTATATCCTGTCAGTCCTTATATGTATAAAGTTCACTGA
The nucleotide sequence above comes from Dysidea avara chromosome 3, odDysAvar1.4, whole genome shotgun sequence. Encoded proteins:
- the LOC136248526 gene encoding uncharacterized protein C14orf93-like, giving the protein MTSLSRPATGVRIRVSGNRAPQQHPPPARRNLFVSGSANSDEWSTTSGLEYNTAVPTNRFYGSSQPLSTHYDAELEPQDSTQRWLPGQTIPIVANDIHAILAEMQCCITREFDRLNGAIEDISHRLDAIENTMASHAVTIESLPSVTPTTSPSCEGVGSGKRKRHVPTELTNLVHVVYNNFPNEKRLKLEEPINSEHNNRVVGWVMEQVNASKTSEEIPHSLSDVKSSLQTYRRTLNRKHTDEEKEKRLTRSRKQRKYERRGRYVTEEEMDKWQDITPMMMSDEEEMDGKFKVHRPEWRSRELNDLFKTLDMRANTSERASGHPRKERVDGTPIKCPPPLCIGDGCWMVADEAPNSDLD